Proteins encoded in a region of the Drosophila busckii strain San Diego stock center, stock number 13000-0081.31 chromosome 2L, ASM1175060v1, whole genome shotgun sequence genome:
- the LOC108604965 gene encoding partner of bursicon yields the protein MHLQELLLIFALLLPQALRALRYSQGTGDENCETLKSEIHLIKEEFDELGRMQRTCNADVIVNKCEGLCNSQVQPSVITPTGFLKECYCCRESFLKEKVITLTHCYDPDGTRLNSPEMGSMDIRLREPTECKCFKCGDFTR from the exons ATGCATCTACAGGAGCTGCTATTGAtatttgctctgctcttgccGCAGGCGCTGCGAGCTTTGCGTTATAGCCAAGGCACTGGCGATGAGAACTGCGAGACGCTCAAGTCGGAAATTCACTTGATCAAGGAGGAGTTCGATGAACTGGGCCGCATGCAACGCACCTGCAACGCCGACGTCATAGTCAACAAGTGCGAAGGACTCTGCAACAGCCAAGTGCAACCATCTGTGATAACGCCCACGGGGTTTCTGAAA GAGTGCTACTGCTGCCGCGAAAGTTTTCTCAAAGAAAAGGTCATCACTCTGACCCACTGCTATGATCCCGATGGCACGCGCCTCAACTCGCCCGAAATGGGCAGCATGGATATTCGCCTGCGAGAGCCCACCGAGTGCAAATGTTTCAAATGCGGTGACTTTACACGCTAA